The following are encoded together in the Glycine max cultivar Williams 82 chromosome 8, Glycine_max_v4.0, whole genome shotgun sequence genome:
- the LOC100527281 gene encoding elongin subunit A domain-containing protein, giving the protein MMRRDQIRAREMRTPSLVDLCVQKVIDNVRYLGNVGSLDQHLLEQILPHCTADQLMHVEKSTKGRNLSPVTDKLWKKFYEKQFGTNNTNEVIKRMKEKRVNFRWMQLYEAKGKERAQAENEALDRIRQLYKKEDARKQSRQVRTCTKVPPSSKRRFWGDNGPGYNVSNVKSNIMKKAKIEFLKSHEVKNLAAMKNKSIQRNPSSSSFKKTGSISGIGSTSKDPKPTKRVF; this is encoded by the exons ATGATGAGAAGAGATCAAATACGTGCACGTGAGATGCGAACCCCATCCCTGGTTGACCTTTGTGTTCAGAAAGTAATAGATAATGTAAGGTACCTTGGAAATgttggttctcttgaccagcaTCTGCTCGAGCAAATTTTGCCGCACTGCACAGCTGACCAGTTGATGCATGTGGAGAAGTCCACCAAG GGAAGAAATCTCAGCCCTGTAACTGATAAGTTGTGGAAAAAGTTCTATGAAAAGCAGTTTGGCACAAATAACACTAATGAAGTGATTAAGAGGATGAAGGAAAAAAGAGTGAACTTTAGATGGATGCAATTGTATGAG gcaaaaggaaaggaaagggCTCAGGCTGAGAATGAAGCACTTGACCGAATCAGGCAACTGTACAAGAAAGAAGATGCAA GAAAACAGAGTAGGCAAGTAAGGACATGCACTAAAGTTCCACCTTCAAGTAAAAGAAGATTTTGGGGAG ATAATGGACCTGGATACAATGTATCAAATGTGAAGAGTAACATAATGAAGAAGGCAAAGATAGAATTTCTGAAGAG TCATGAGGTAAAAAATCTTGCAGCAATGAAGAATAAATCTATCCAGAGGAATCCAAG TTCATCAAGCTTCAAGAAGACCGGAAGCATTTCTGGAATTGGTTCAACTTCCAAAGATCCCAAACCTACAAAGAGGGTATTTTAG
- the LOC100776622 gene encoding glutamyl-tRNA(Gln) amidotransferase subunit A, chloroplastic/mitochondrial, translating into MLLSTLQTPRSLSRLTRHPHSFTSRASLTHQTQTLTPSSPSPPPQSEILSIRHALLSRRASAADLVLSQLARLRLAEPRLRSFLHLPDDDALLAHARRLDARIAAGEDPGPLAGVLVGVKDNICTADMPSTAGSRILEGYRAPFDATAVKRVRELGGIVVGKTNMDEFGMGSTTEASAFQVTANPWDESRVPGGSSGGSAAAVSARQCVVSLGSDTGGSVRQPASFCGVVGLKPTYGRVSRFGLMAYASSLDAIGCFGSSVADTGTLLHAIAGHDRFDATSSKQDVPDFQSHFVAVSSLESKPLKGLRVGLIRETIDDGVDAGVISAIRAAALHFEELGCSVNEVSLPSFSLGLPAYYILAVSESSSNLSRYDGIRYGNQVYADELDSLYGGSRAQGFGSEVKMRILMGTYALSAGYYDAYYKRAQQVRTIIRNSFKEALSQNDILISPAAPSAAYKIGEKKNDPLAMYAGDIMTVNVNLAGLPALVLPCGFVEGGPSGLPVGLQMIGAAFNEGELLRVGHIFEQTLENCKFVPPIVVDDIAY; encoded by the exons ATGCTATTATCCACACTTCAAACCCCTCGCTCCCTCTCTCGCCTCACGCGCCACCCTCACTCCTTCACCTCACGCGCCTCCCTCACCCACCAAACCCAAACGCTCACCCCCTCCTCCCCCTCCCCTCCGCCGCAGTCCGAAATCCTCTCCATCCGCCACGCCCTCCTCTCCCGCCGCGCCTCCGCCGCCGACCTTGTCCTCTCCCAACTCGCGCGCCTCCGCCTCGCCGAGCCCCGCCTCCGCTCCTTCCTCCACCTCCCCGACGATGACGCCCTCCTTGCCCACGCGCGCCGCCTCGACGCCCGCATCGCCGCCGGGGAGGACCCCGGCCCCCTCGCCGGCGTGCTGGTCGGCGTCAAGGACAACATTTGCACCGCCGACATGCCGTCGACCGCCGGGTCCCGCATCCTTGAAGGGTACCGGGCGCCGTTCGACGCCACCGCGGTGAAGAGAGTGAGGGAGTTAGGAGGGATCGTTGTTGGGAAAACCAATATGGATGAGTTTGGAATGGGTAGCACCACTGAAGCTTCTGCATTTCag GTGACTGCCAACCCATGGGATGAGTCTAGGGTGCCAGGAGGATCATCAGGAGGATCAGCAGCTGCAGTTTCTGCCAGACAGTGTGTTGTATCGTTGGGAAGTGACACTGGTGGAAGTGTGAGGCAGCCAGCATCTTTTTGTGGTGTTGTAGGTTTGAAGCCAACTTATGGGCGTGTCTCAAGATTTGGACTTATGGCGTATGCATCATCACTTGATGCTATTGGCTGTTTTGGTTCATCGGTTGCTGATACTGGGACTCTCCTTCATGCAATTGCTGgccatgatagatttgatgccACCTCAAGTAAGCAG GATGTGCCTGACTTTCAATCTCATTTTGTCGCTGTGAGCTCCTTGGAAAGTAAGCCCTTGAAGGGACTGAGAGTTGGTTTGATCCGTGAAACTATTGATGATGGTGTTGATGCTGGAGTAATTTCTGCAATTCGGGCAGCTGCTTTGCATTTTGAGGAATTAGGATGCTCTGTGAATGAG GTTTCACTGCCATCCTTTTCCCTTGGGTTGCCAGCATATTATATCCTTGCTGTATCTGAATCATCTTCCAACTTGTCTCGTTATGATGGTATCAG ATATGGAAACCAAGTTTATGCTGATGAGCTAGATTCTCTTTATGGAGGTTCCCGGGCTCAAGGGTTTGGTTCTGAG GttaaaatgagaattttgaTGGGAACATATGCCCTTTCAGCTGGTTACTATGATGCATATTACAAACGTGCACAGCAG GTAAGGACCATAATTAGGAATAGCTTTAAGGAGGCCCTCAGTCAAAATGACATCTTGATTTCCCCTGCAGCTCCTTCAGCTGCTTATAAAATTG gtgaaaagaaaaatgatccaTTGGCTATGTATGCAGGCGATATCATGACT GTAAATGTCAATCTAGCTGGACTACCTGCCTTGGTTTTGCCATGCGGATTTGTTGAGGGTGGGCCTTCAGGCCTTCCTGTTGGTCTGCAAATGATTGGTGCTGCATTTAATGAG GGAGAGCTGCTGAGAGTGGGACATATCTTTGAGCAAACCCTTGAAAATTGCAAATTCGTTCCACCAATTGTAGTTGATGACATTGCATACTGA